The Methanobrevibacter millerae genome includes the window TCCAAAAAGCATATTCAAAAGCTTTGATTTCAATGGGACGGAAGTCTTTCACTTTGGAGATAGAAAATCCTCTGATAAAACGATAATCTTCATTCATGGCGGAGCCTATGTAAATGAAATCAACTATCAGCATTATATATACTGCTATTTATTGTCTAAAAGACTTAATGCATATGTTCTGGCGCCAGTTTATCCGTTGGCTCCAAAGCATTCATGCCTTGAAACATTTGATTTGATGCGTGACTTATATAAGGAATATTCAAATGACAACATCATTTTGATGGGTGATTCTGCAGGAGGCGGATTTGTGCTGTCATTTTGTCAATACATAAACACTATAAATTTTAAACAGCCTGATAACATCATTGTCTTTTCTCCTTGGGTTGACATTTCAATGAGCGATGAGTATGACAGCAAATCAGATCCGATTTTAGGTGATGTTGGCCTTAGGGAAATCGGAAAGTCATGGGCAGGGGATTTGAACACCATGGAATATAGGGTAAGCCCTCTTTACGGAGACAATTCAA containing:
- a CDS encoding alpha/beta hydrolase; amino-acid sequence: MSTKTNLQSWLIYINRYNYLFFNKLHLKYKYLALHIPIKEIGIMSFIAKIAEKILMSTKPGYMDLQDKANEFLKTKEDKPPKSIFKSFDFNGTEVFHFGDRKSSDKTIIFIHGGAYVNEINYQHYIYCYLLSKRLNAYVLAPVYPLAPKHSCLETFDLMRDLYKEYSNDNIILMGDSAGGGFVLSFCQYINTINFKQPDNIIVFSPWVDISMSDEYDSKSDPILGDVGLREIGKSWAGDLNTMEYRVSPLYGDNSNFPKTLIFAGDSEIFYKDILKYVDNLKKDDVECRLITGKGLFHIYPMFPIPEAKDAFKEIKKEIM